One window of Gavia stellata isolate bGavSte3 chromosome Z, bGavSte3.hap2, whole genome shotgun sequence genomic DNA carries:
- the PDE4D gene encoding cAMP-specific 3',5'-cyclic phosphodiesterase 4D isoform X4, which translates to MPEANYLLSVSWGYIKFKRMLNRELTHLSEMSRSGNQVSEYISNTFLDKQHEVEIPSPTQKEKEKKKRPMSQISGVKKLMHSSSLTNSSIPRFGVKTDQEDVLAKELEDVNKWGLQVFRVAELSGNRPLTVIMHTIFQERDLLKTFKIPVDTLITYLMTLEDHYHADVAYHNNIHAADVVQSTHVLLSTPALEAVFTDLEILAAIFASAIHDVDHPGVSNQFLINTNSELALMYNDSSVLENHHLAVGFKLLQEENCDIFQNLTKKQRQSLRKMVIDIVLATDMSKHMNLLADLKTMVETKKVTSSGVLLLDNYSDRIQVLQNMVHCADLSNPTKPLHLYRQWTDRIMEEFFRQGDRERERGMEISPMCDKHNASVEKSQVGFIDYIVHPLWETWADLVHPDAQDILDTLEDNREWYQSTIPQSPSPAPDDQEEGRQGQTEKFQFELTLEEDGESDTEKDSGSQVEEDTSFSDSKTLCTQDSESTEIPLDEHVGEEVEEEENQPEPCVVEDHSPDT; encoded by the exons tttaaaaGAATGCTCAACCGGGAGCTAACCCACCTATCTGAAATGAGCAGGTCAGGCAATCAGGTCTCAGAATATATATCAAACACATTCTTAG ACAAACAACATGAAGTTGAAATCCCTTCTCCGacacagaaggagaaagagaaaaagaagaggccAATGTCCCAGATCAGTGGAGTCAAAAAACTGATGCACAGCTCCAGCCTAACTAATTCCAGTATTCCCAGATTTGGAGTTAAAACAGACCAAGAAGATGTTCTTGCCAAG GAACTAGAAGATGTGAACAAATGGGGCCTTCAGGTTTTCCGAGTAGCAGAGTTATCTGGAAACAGACCTTTGACAGTCATCATGCACACCATTTTTCAG gaACGGGACttgttaaaaacatttaagattCCAGTAGATACTTTAATAACTTACTTGATGACCCTAGAAGACCATTATCATGCAGATGTTGCATATCACAATAACATACATGCTGCAGATGTTGTTCAGTCAACCCATGTCCTGCTATCAACCCCGGCATTAGAG GCAGTGTTCACTGATTTGGAGATTCTTGCAGCAATTTTTGCCAGTGCAATACATGATGTAGATCATCCTGGGGTTTCAAACCAGTTTCTTATCAACACAA ATTCTGAACTTGCCTTGATGTACAATGACTCATCAGTACTGGAGAATCATCACTTAGCTGTGGGCTTCAAGcttctgcaggaagaaaattgtgacattttccagaatttgacaaaaaaaCAGAGGCAATCATTGAGGAAAATGGTCATTGACATT gtACTTGCAACAGACATGTCTAAGCATATGAATCTATTGGCTGATTTAAAAACTATGGTTGAAACCAAAAAAGTGACCAGTTCTGGTGTCCTACTTCTTGATAACTATTCAGACAGGATTCAG GTTCTTCAGAATATGGTGCACTGTGCAGATCTAAGCAATCCAACCAAGCCACTCCATCTCTACCGCCAATGGACAGACAGAATAATGGAAGAATTTTTCCGTCAGGGAGATcgggaaagagagaggggaatGGAGATAAGTCCCATGTGTGATAAGCACAATGCATCTGTAGAAAAATCACAG GTGGGTTTCATAGACTACATTGTTCATCCTCTGTGGGAGACATGGGCAGATCTTGTTCACCCGGATGCCCAGGATATCTTAGATACACTGGAGGACAATCGAGAATGGTACCAGAGCACAATCCCTCAAAGTCCCTCTCCTGCACCTGATGACCAGGAGGAGGGTAGGCAGGGCCAAACTGAAAAATTCCAGTTTGAACTAACACTGGAGGAAGACGGTGAGTCAGACACCGAAAAGGACAGTGGAAGTCAAGTAGAAGAAGACACCAGCTTCAGTGACTCCAAAACTCTTTGCACCCAGGATTCAGAATCCACTGAAATTCCTCTTGATGAGCATGTAGGGGAAGAAgtagaagaggaggagaacCAGCCAGAGCCTTGTGTGGTAGAAGACCATTCTCCTGACACGTAA